From the genome of Hymenobacter cellulosilyticus, one region includes:
- a CDS encoding ATP-binding protein, whose translation MVFADENLLVRTFNNLLINALQAVPESRKPLIQAQLEIVEEDRVRVCIQDNGAGIPENVRDKVFVPNFTTKESGSGIGLAVARRGIESAGGKIWFETQEGIGTTFCIELPLAPA comes from the coding sequence GTGGTGTTTGCCGACGAGAATCTGCTGGTGCGCACCTTTAATAACCTGCTCATCAATGCCCTGCAGGCCGTGCCCGAGTCGCGCAAGCCCTTGATTCAGGCCCAGCTCGAAATCGTGGAAGAGGACCGGGTACGGGTGTGTATTCAGGACAACGGGGCCGGGATTCCGGAGAACGTGCGCGACAAAGTGTTTGTGCCGAACTTTACGACCAAGGAATCCGGCTCGGGCATCGGGCTGGCCGTGGCCCGGCGCGGGATTGAAAGCGCGGGCGGCAAAATCTGGTTTGAAACGCAGGAAGGCATCGGTACCACGTTCTGTATTGAGCTGCCGCTGGCTCCAGCGTAG
- a CDS encoding histidine kinase dimerization/phospho-acceptor domain-containing protein, with product MYRGYMLARGRYFEAFRTNFSTKIQLFLNFGILVPLVVVSIATASQVTNSYKRDLLRTYERRGRTVQENLLKNRGVLADTASRTALVDLAENVSSLTETDLNLYDAQGVLLVSSQPLIFETGLLSPLMNPQAAAALAEQAQPRVLLTERAGSLSFNSLYLPLRTVIGPERANVVVGYVGIPFFDSEKELDNKLIELISTILNIFTVMFILFLVLTFIASRMLTSPLKVLTEKLRHTTLTGQNEMLAYESSDEIGLLVREYNAMLLKLEESKQELATQEKEAAWREMARQVAHEIKNPLTPMKLSLQFLQKAIAEKRPNAEELISRISQTLITQVDVLSDIATSFSNFTNLPAMRPERLDVASILRRCVGLHQGEPGAAKLT from the coding sequence GTGTATCGGGGTTACATGCTGGCCCGGGGCCGATACTTCGAGGCTTTCCGCACCAACTTCAGCACCAAGATTCAGCTGTTTCTCAACTTTGGCATTCTCGTGCCCCTGGTGGTAGTAAGTATTGCCACGGCCAGCCAGGTGACCAACTCCTACAAGCGCGACTTGCTGCGCACCTATGAGCGGCGGGGGCGAACGGTGCAGGAAAATCTGCTCAAAAACCGCGGCGTACTGGCCGACACTGCCAGCCGTACAGCCCTGGTGGATCTGGCCGAAAACGTGTCGAGCCTGACCGAAACCGACCTGAACCTCTACGATGCCCAGGGCGTGCTGCTGGTAAGCAGCCAGCCCCTCATCTTCGAGACGGGCCTGCTGAGCCCTTTGATGAATCCGCAGGCCGCCGCTGCCTTGGCCGAACAGGCTCAGCCCCGGGTGCTGCTTACCGAGCGGGCCGGCTCCCTGTCCTTCAACTCGCTGTACCTGCCGTTGCGCACGGTTATCGGGCCGGAGCGGGCCAACGTGGTGGTGGGCTACGTGGGCATTCCGTTTTTCGACTCGGAAAAAGAGCTGGACAACAAGCTCATCGAGCTGATTTCGACCATTCTGAACATCTTCACCGTGATGTTCATCCTGTTCCTAGTGCTGACTTTTATTGCCTCCCGGATGCTGACTTCGCCGCTGAAGGTGCTGACCGAGAAGCTGCGGCATACCACCCTGACCGGGCAGAACGAGATGCTGGCCTACGAGTCGTCAGACGAAATCGGGCTGCTGGTGCGCGAGTATAACGCCATGCTGCTCAAGCTGGAGGAAAGCAAGCAGGAGCTGGCCACCCAGGAAAAAGAGGCCGCCTGGCGCGAAATGGCCCGGCAGGTAGCCCACGAAATCAAGAACCCGCTGACGCCGATGAAGCTGAGCCTTCAGTTTCTGCAGAAGGCCATTGCCGAAAAACGGCCCAACGCCGAGGAGCTGATTAGCCGGATTTCCCAGACCCTGATTACCCAGGTCGACGTGCTCAGCGACATTGCCACCTCGTTCAGCAACTTCACCAACCTGCCCGCCATGCGCCCCGAGCGGCTCGACGTGGCTTCCATTCTGCGCCGCTGCGTAGGCCTGCACCAGGGGGAGCCCGGGGCGGCAAAATTGACCTGA